From Fusobacterium varium:
AATCCTAAATTAAATACACCCCCATTTTCTTGAACGGATCTTCCTTCTAAATACGAATCCTCAGTATCTAACAAGATATCAGTTATAGAGCCAGCTTTTGTTGAAAATATAAGTCCTTGAATTTTTTTGTTGTATCCTTCATCAGTTATTGATACATTTCCATTATCATTATATACTGCATATCCATCTGAATATATGCTAGTTCCTCCATTAAGTTTTATAGAACCTGTTTTATTAGATACTCCTATTACAAAACTAGTATTTTCCCCTATGGCTGTTATTATACTTCCATCTTCTATTGTTACCTCTGAAGATGAACCATCATTATGTACTGCTCTTATTTGATTGGTATCTTTTCCTGCTACACTTATTTCAGAATTTTTTCCTATATTTAATATTGAATCTCCTTTATTATACACTGAATAAGCATAATTTTTTTGACTTTTTGAGTTTAGAATTGAAGATATTTTTACTCCATTCCCTATATCCATTTTTCCACCATTATTATTATATAACCCCATTACAAAACCTGTATTTTCTCCTATAGCTGTTATTGTTCCTCCATCTTCTATTGTTACCTCTGAAGATGAACCATCATTATGTACTGCTCTTATTTGATTGGCATCTTTTCCTTCTACACTTATTTCAGAATTTTTTCCTATATTTAATATTGAATCTCCTTTATTATACACTGAATAAGCATAATTTTTTTGTTCTTTTGAATTGATAGTTGAAAATATTTTTACTCCATCTCCTATGTTTAATTTTGAATCCTTGGTATTATAAACTCCATACACATTATCTTTTTCCTTTTCTGAATTAAGTATTGAAATTATTTTTACTCCATTTCCTATATTCATCTTTCCACCATTATTATTATACAATCCCATTATAAATACGATATTTTCCCCTATAGCTGTTATAGTTCCTCCATCTTTTATTGTTACCTCTGAAGATAAACCATCATTATATACCGCTGATATTTGCCTTGTATCGGTCCCTTCTGCACTTATTTGAGAATTTTTTCCTATATTTAATATTGAATTTTCTATATTATATACTGAATAAGCAGAATTCTTTTGTTCTTTTGAATTGATAGTTGAAGATATTTTTACTCCATTTCCTATATCCAATTTTGACCCTTTAGTATTATAAGCTCCATATACATTATCTTTTTCCTTTTCTGAATTAAGTATTGAAATTATTTTTACTCCATTCCCTATATTCATTTTTCCACTATTATACAACCCCATTACAAAACCTGTATTTTCCCCTATAGCTGTTATAGTTCCTCCATCTTCTATTGTTACCTCTGAAGATAAACCATCATTACATACTGTATATACTTTACTTGCATCTGTTCCTTCCGCACTTATTTGAGAATTTTTTCCTATATTCATTTTTCCACTATTATTATTCAAACCCATTACAGAACTAGCATTTGTTCCTTTTGCACTTATTGCTGCATTATTTCCTATATTTATTTTTCCATTCGCCATATTATAAACTGCATAAGATTGCCCTGATACTCCACTAGAAAGAGTTATTTCTGTTTCCAATATTAACCCATTTCCAATTGTTATTGTATCTCCCAACAACTGATAAATTCCCAGTGCCCAATGACCATTTTTAATTTCACTTTTTGCCTCTCTTACTTCTGCTCTAATTTTTACATCATCTCCAATAAAAACATTACTTTTATTAGAAAATCCAGTAGAATCAACAGAAATTCCCACTGCAATTCCTGTTGAATTAGAAACATTTATCTCGCTTCCTTTTCCAAAATAAGTTGAAGAGCTGTACTTAAGCTCTGCACCATAAGCTGTTGAAGATGAGCCAACTTCTTTTGTATTTATTAGAACATTTATTTTAGTGTTTTCTCCTAAAGTTAATTTTCCTTGATTAGTAACCCCAACAAGAGTTGTTGTATTTCCACCTAATTCTCCTGTAGTAACATTTATTTTCAGCCCATCTGACATATAAACTTCATTTTTAGTTCCAATATTCTCCAATCCTTTTCCCCAAATAATGCCAGTTGCTCCTCCCCTTTTCTTTTTTAATGTTGTATTTATTTCTTTTATATTAACTGTAAGATTTTCTGAATTTTCTATTTTTAATCCATTCACTTCTTTATAGGCTCCATGATTTATATCAGACACATCTATTACTTCATTACTTTTATTTTTAATTTCTATTCCCGTTTCTATATCTTGTAAATTTTCTTCACTATATCCTATATTTTTAACAATTATAAATAAAAGTAAAATTCTCAATGTTATTTCTATTTTTTCTTTAACCCTCTTTTTATTATCTTTTTTCATACTCTTTCCCTCTCAATATTTGTTTATTAGAAACATTCTCTAAAGCAATAAAAAATACCAAATATTCTCTTTTATATAATAAGGCGAACAATAAATAGCCTTAAGTCGTAATTTTAAAGAGTTAGTTTTTTTCACTTTGTATTTTTTCAAATATCTAAATCTTGATTTTTTAAAATTTAAAGGGTATAATGAGTAGTATAAAGTGTTCGCCTTATTATATTAACACGAATACTTTTGTTTTTTAGATTTTAAGGTATTTTTCTTTTTAGATAAAATTGAAAATTTCAATATAAATAATTAAAAAAAGCTGTCATAAAAACAGCTTTTTTAATTATTTATTCTCTTAAAATTTAAATTTAATGTATAATTGCAACAAATAAAAAAAAGAGCCATTACAGGCTCTTTCTAACTTAATTACTCAGCTGATATAGCTGAAACAGGACATCCCCCTGCACAAGCTCCACAGTCAACACAAGCATCTGATATTCCATATTTTCCATCATCAGTTGCAGCTATTGCTCCTACTGGACAAGTTCCTTCACAAGCTCCACATCCTATACAAGCGTCTTTATCTATTACGTGCATTAAAATCCCTCCTAATATTCATTTAATTTTTTAACTAATTAAATTCTATATCATTTTCTAAATCTTGTCAAGTGTAATTTAAAAAAAATGTTGTATTTTCAAACACTTATATTTTGATTGCCAAATATTTTAATACACTTTCATCATATTTAGGTTAGGCATCATGCTCTAATAAATCATTAGCTTTTATTATAGTTGTTAATTTTCTTCCATACTCTTCTCTTATTTCAGAATAGTTATTCAGGTGTTTAACCAATTTTAACGAATTTTCTCCATTAACTATTGCAGTTCTAAGTTGTTTATATGCTCCGTGTCTTGCTAATGTCATTATATAATCTTTTACTGACTCATCTATAGTATCATATTTTTTATAGTAAGTCCCTTTTCCCACTTTAACACTTTTATCCTGATCCTTTGAAAAAGACTTCATTCCAAAAAGATTGTTTCCTTTTTTGGCTACATTTGAGGTCCCCCACCCACTTTCTAATGAAGCTTGAGCTATTATTAATGAAGTAGGCGGTACTACCATTTTATTCAAAAGTTCATTAGTATTCATATTTTTTACTTTATATTTTGCAAAAGCATTATTCAAAATATCTTTTTCTTCCTGTGTTCTTACACCTTTTTCTATTATTTTCTTTACCTGCTCTTTTTCAGTTTTTATCTCTATTTCAATATTTTCAATTATTGGTACAAGTGTTTGTATAAATATTTTTTTTCTTTCATTACCTTGTATTGCACTAAAATCAATTCTTTTATTTAGATAAAACTGTTTATTTTTTAGCTCACTTTCATTTACTGTGATTTCTGAAAAAGCAGTAAAAGAAAAAAGAAAAATTAATAACATAAATATTTTTTTTCTCATTTTTTCCTCCGAGTTAATAAAGTTAGCAGAAAATCCAATTGATTTTCCTTATATTTATCTGTTACATTAATCACTACCTCTAGTGGTCAAATTTTTCTGCTTATCCCCATATCAGCGTCAGAATACATCTCTTAGAACATTAATTTATAAATCTTCAAAAAAGATATATTTTTTTTAATTAAATAACAATATATTATACCATACTAATTGAAAAAAAGATAACTTTTTTTGACAATTTTTAGTTGAAAAAAGTAAAAAGCTCTCTAAAGAAAGAGAGCTTTAATATTATGTCTGAAGTTAATTTAATTATCACTTTTTATCCAATTCTCTTCCCCGTTTATTAACAAAGGAAGATAAATAGTTGCATCCTCAGTTGGTGTAAGTTTAAATTCATTTTCTAATACAACATCCTTACCTGTATTATCTTTAAATTCTATAGTTAATTTATGCTTTGGTCCTTTTACATATACCATAGCTTTTTTATTTACTTTAATCTTTTTAGCCTTTTCTCCATTTACAGAATATGAAATATCTATAGCTGTATATTCTCCAACTTTTTTATTATCAATAAATACTCTATGCTGTTTTCCACTAATAAATAAAGCTGCTGCAATCCCGATAAGGACTGCTATTAAAATTATCCAGTTTCTCACTATTTTCATTAGTTCCCACCTGCCTGATTAGAGTTCATCTCAAGTATTCTTTTTCTCTCTGCCTCTTTTTCTTTCTCTCTTCTCCATTGATGAAGAATAAGAACTAAAGCAATTATTCCATAAGATACAAATACTCTAAAATATTCTCCTATCTGTGCTGAACCAATAAGTTCTTTCCCTGCTCTTGGAGCCAGTACAAACATAGTATGAAAAAGAATTACTCCACTAAGTGCATTTGGAATACTTGCTTTGGATACAGTTGCTCCTCCTATCAAAAGAGCTGCAATAGCAAACATTCCTATCTGCTCATGGCTGTTGTATGTATTCATAGTTCCAATATTTTGAAGAAATATAAGTTGTCCTATTCCAGCAAGAATAGTGGAAATAACAATTGCTAATATTCTTGTTCTGTCAACTGCAATACCTGATGATTTAGACACTTCTATATCCTGTCCAATTGCTCTCATATCTTGACCTAACTTAGTTTTTCTAAACCAAACTATAAAGAAACATAAAAGAACTATAGCAAGAATAGTTAATACAGGAATAGAATACTGCCCTATATTAAAAACTATTCCATCATCTAAAGCTCTTCTTATATTTTTAAGATCTATTGCATTTCTTATTCCATGCCCTCTTGAAAGAAGTATTGCTTCATTTTTTATAGGTATTACTTTTCCCATTCCATACAGAACTAAAAGCTGATATACACCATTGATAAAAAAACCAAGTATCATAGATGTAATCATCTCTCTTCCTTTTGCTCTGTTCAAAACAATTCCACCTATATATCCCATAAGAGCTGCTATTGGAAGAGTTATGATAACAGCAAGAAAAAATCCCTGCAGTCCAACTATATTCCAATCAGTTATAAATATTAAAGCTATTTGTCCAGCCATTGCCCCTAACACTATACCAAAATTTAATCCCATTCCTGCTATTATAGGTATTAAAAGAGATAATACTAAGAATAAATTACGAGATAATCTCAAAATTATTTCTTGTATAAGATACTCTATACTCAATCCAGATATTGGTATAGATAAAAGTATTATTATTACCATAAATATAGGAACTATATTATTTATTAAAAATTTTTTAATTTTATTTTCCACTTCCAGCACCTTCCTTTCTTGTCAAAGCATATAATATCATTCCATTAGATACTATAATTCTTATTGTTTCTGACATATCTGTCTGGATTATATTATTAACAACTGAAGGAGTCATTGTTAATATACCTTGAAACAAGAACGTTCCAACTATAACATTGATAATAGTAACTTTATTTACAGAGGCTCCACCTATAAGAATTGCTGCTATTGCTGGAAATGCCATATAAAATGGAGCAAGATATAGTTGTACAAATCCAAAACTTTGCTGATATACTATTATTCCAACTGCTGCCAAAACTGTAGAAATAACAACAGATTCTACCCTTATTTTATCTATGTTAATTCCTGTAGCTTTTGCAAATTTATCATTAGTTCCAACTGCTTTCATTGCATAGCCAGTTCTTGATCTAAAAAATATCCACATTCCAAAAGCCAGTATAGCAAAAAATACCATTTCTCCTAATGGAAGCATATCCCCTGGCATGTGGAGTACCTTATCAAGAATTTTATGCCAATGACTTTCAACACTGATAGTTGTACGCAGTCCTTCTCCACCATATGCCCAAATCATATCCTGACTTTTAAAAGGGAGAACAAGCCACATTATACACATTATAGCAACAGATGAGAATCCTATATAAGTTGCAATCATCATTTCTCCACCCTTTACTTTATTAAGGATATGTCCATACATCCATCCAAATAAAATTGCAAAAGGTATTGATATTATTATAGCTCCAGCAAATCCTGCAAATCCGCTGAGCCCCATTTCTATACTTATTACAGCTCCCAACAGCCCTGCTTCCACTCCTAAAGGCATCCCAAAGTTCAGTCCTGTTCCAGACTGTATCATTGGCACAAGAGATAAAACCAATATAGCATTCATTCCAAATCTTACTAATGTATCTCCTAAAGCTGACTTTAAATTTATTCCTATAAAGGGAGAAACTATATACATAGATAAAAGAAACAAAGTTATTATTATTCTAGGCCACCCTGCATTCTTCAGCATAGTCTTTATATTATTCATTGTTTCCCTCCTTTGATACTCCTACCATCATTTTTCCAAACTCCAATATATCTGCTGTAGGTGGTAGTATTCCAGCAACTCTTCCTTCATTTATTATTGCAATTCTGTCACATATACTTCTCAATTCTTCTATTTCAGAAGATGTTATTATTATAGTTGTTCCTTTTGTTGAATTATATTCTTTTAAAGTATCTAACACTAGTTTTTTAGCTCCTACATCTATTCCTCTTGTAGGTTCTGAAACGAACAAAACTTCTGGATCCATGGTAAATGCTTTTGCCAAACATACTTTTTGTTGATTTCCTCCACTTAGTTCCTGAACTTTTTGCTTTTCACTCATACACCTTATTTCTAATTTTTTTATATAGTTCTGAGCATTTTCTTTCATTGCTTCTTCATCAACAAGATTAAATAAACCACCAAATCTTTTTTTGAAGAACTTTCTCTGTATCTGCATAGCTGGATAGGCTATATTTTCTTCAATAGAACTTTCAAGAAGTAATCCTACTCCTTTTCTGTCTTCTGAAACAAAAAATATCCCTTTTTCTAATGGATTATTGGGATCATTTAATTTTATATTTTGTCCTTTAAAATTAACTTTTCCACTTGCATCATATAATCCCATTATTCCATTTGCAATTCCTATTTTACCCTGACCAGCCATACCTCCCAGTCCTAAAATTTCACCCTTTTTTATATCAAGATTCAATCCTTTTACCATTTCTCCAGGCATATCTACCCAGAAATTTTTCATAGAAAGAATAGTTTCCTTATTATCATTTAGAGTTTCTGTTTTTTCTTCAGATCCTCCCATTTTTCTTCCTATCATCCACTCAGTTATCTGATTTACATCAGTATCTTTTGTATTTACAGTATTAATTAAAAGTCCATCTCTCAAAACTACTACTGTATCGCATACATCCATTATTTCATCTAATCTATGAGTAATAAATATTATAGATATTCCCTTTTCAGATAATCTTTTCATAGTTTCAAGCAATACCTTTGCTTCTTCTTCAGTTAAAACAGCAGTAGGTTCATCTAAAACCAAAAGTTTTGTTTTTTCTCTTTCAATCTCACGAGCTATTTCTGTAAACTGTTTATGAGCTACTGGCATTTCATTGATAATTGTATTGGGATCTATCTCTATCCCTAGCTGAGAAATCGCATTATCTGCTCTTTCTTCTATATTTTTTGAATCTATTCTCCTTATTCTTTCACCAAAAAGGCTTTCTAAAAAACTATTAGCAGTTGATTCTCTATTTAAAACTATATTTTCATTAGCTTTAAAACCAGGTATTAAAGAAAATTCCTGATGAACCATTCCTATTCCTACAGCAAGAGCATCAAATGGAGATTTAAAATTTGTTTCTTCTCCATTGAAAATTATTTTTCCTCCATACCCTCCTGTTTCAGAAATAACTGGCATACCAAAAATAGCCTTCATCAAAGTTGATTTTCCAGCTCCATTTTCTCCTACCAGTCCTACTATTTCACCAGGTTTAACCTCCAAATTTATATCTTTTAATACTACATTTTCTCCAAAAGACTTTGAAAGCCCCTCTATTTTCAATAATACTTTATCCACATTTTCACCCCTTGAAAATTAAAGGAGGGGGATTACCCCTCCCTTATTATTTTATTTTAAAATATTTTTCAGGAACAGTTTCATTAGTCATATTCATGTAACCTTTTCCTAAAACATAAGTGTCTTGATATAATAAGTAGAAGTTATCTTTTTCCACTCCATTAACATCTGTATAGTTGCTTCCATTCCATCCAGCACCAGGAGTAAATTTTTTCAATGAATCCATAATAGAATCAAAGTCAGTAGCATCTACACCTTTTTCTATAACTGCTCTTGCGTGTTCTCCTAAAGCAATAACAGAAATAAAGTTATATGAATAAGCCCATGTTCCCATTCTTCCAGCTCCACCTTTTTCTACTACTGTATCCTCAACTTTCTTTAATATTTTTGGCCAGTTTCCTTTTTCATCTTCAGAGAATTTTATTCCTAAAGCTCCAGGATATCCCATTGTAGGAG
This genomic window contains:
- a CDS encoding putative autotransporter translates to MKKDNKKRVKEKIEITLRILLLFIIVKNIGYSEENLQDIETGIEIKNKSNEVIDVSDINHGAYKEVNGLKIENSENLTVNIKEINTTLKKKRGGATGIIWGKGLENIGTKNEVYMSDGLKINVTTGELGGNTTTLVGVTNQGKLTLGENTKINVLINTKEVGSSSTAYGAELKYSSSTYFGKGSEINVSNSTGIAVGISVDSTGFSNKSNVFIGDDVKIRAEVREAKSEIKNGHWALGIYQLLGDTITIGNGLILETEITLSSGVSGQSYAVYNMANGKINIGNNAAISAKGTNASSVMGLNNNSGKMNIGKNSQISAEGTDASKVYTVCNDGLSSEVTIEDGGTITAIGENTGFVMGLYNSGKMNIGNGVKIISILNSEKEKDNVYGAYNTKGSKLDIGNGVKISSTINSKEQKNSAYSVYNIENSILNIGKNSQISAEGTDTRQISAVYNDGLSSEVTIKDGGTITAIGENIVFIMGLYNNNGGKMNIGNGVKIISILNSEKEKDNVYGVYNTKDSKLNIGDGVKIFSTINSKEQKNYAYSVYNKGDSILNIGKNSEISVEGKDANQIRAVHNDGSSSEVTIEDGGTITAIGENTGFVMGLYNNNGGKMDIGNGVKISSILNSKSQKNYAYSVYNKGDSILNIGKNSEISVAGKDTNQIRAVHNDGSSSEVTIEDGSIITAIGENTSFVIGVSNKTGSIKLNGGTSIYSDGYAVYNDNGNVSITDEGYNKKIQGLIFSTKAGSITDILLDTEDSYLEGRSVQENGGVFNLGLKNNAAWYIPQDSTVTNFNIENGIVDMAQNYKGETINGKQTLSIDNTTGEGGKYILDISPEDKDQTGNKTDYIYIKKADTSQKNYVQAGKTSISDLVNHNFSDKENSSIMIAASDKNVTFEGSEFSDISNIYNYTLSIEENVHGDGENNKENENNWYVTGISKKEGEVVEKVEEDLTLNYMNAALSRLELDTIHKRLGEIRDYTSENGVWVRIVSGKMEHDKSSGKFKNDYNMLQVGYDKRKETEKGSVFTGFAVHKRDGKADFRNGDGKNHNMGISMYKSFAYNDNSYTDIIFKYSYLDNDYKNYTENNQKLEADYNTWGGSLSLEHGKKYENNAWYVTPHVQMNYTYVKGADYSMNSGVRVEQRDIKSVIGRAGIYTGHDFNKSSHFIKVGVLHEFAGEYGAKITGEDASINKRYSGRDTWIEIGIGGQFRVGKTGTTHLYYDLEKTFGSDFETNWQASIGIRIRF
- a CDS encoding ABC transporter permease — encoded protein: MNNIKTMLKNAGWPRIIITLFLLSMYIVSPFIGINLKSALGDTLVRFGMNAILVLSLVPMIQSGTGLNFGMPLGVEAGLLGAVISIEMGLSGFAGFAGAIIISIPFAILFGWMYGHILNKVKGGEMMIATYIGFSSVAIMCIMWLVLPFKSQDMIWAYGGEGLRTTISVESHWHKILDKVLHMPGDMLPLGEMVFFAILAFGMWIFFRSRTGYAMKAVGTNDKFAKATGINIDKIRVESVVISTVLAAVGIIVYQQSFGFVQLYLAPFYMAFPAIAAILIGGASVNKVTIINVIVGTFLFQGILTMTPSVVNNIIQTDMSETIRIIVSNGMILYALTRKEGAGSGK
- a CDS encoding ABC transporter ATP-binding protein — protein: MDKVLLKIEGLSKSFGENVVLKDINLEVKPGEIVGLVGENGAGKSTLMKAIFGMPVISETGGYGGKIIFNGEETNFKSPFDALAVGIGMVHQEFSLIPGFKANENIVLNRESTANSFLESLFGERIRRIDSKNIEERADNAISQLGIEIDPNTIINEMPVAHKQFTEIAREIEREKTKLLVLDEPTAVLTEEEAKVLLETMKRLSEKGISIIFITHRLDEIMDVCDTVVVLRDGLLINTVNTKDTDVNQITEWMIGRKMGGSEEKTETLNDNKETILSMKNFWVDMPGEMVKGLNLDIKKGEILGLGGMAGQGKIGIANGIMGLYDASGKVNFKGQNIKLNDPNNPLEKGIFFVSEDRKGVGLLLESSIEENIAYPAMQIQRKFFKKRFGGLFNLVDEEAMKENAQNYIKKLEIRCMSEKQKVQELSGGNQQKVCLAKAFTMDPEVLFVSEPTRGIDVGAKKLVLDTLKEYNSTKGTTIIITSSEIEELRSICDRIAIINEGRVAGILPPTADILEFGKMMVGVSKEGNNE
- a CDS encoding ABC transporter permease, with protein sequence MENKIKKFLINNIVPIFMVIIILLSIPISGLSIEYLIQEIILRLSRNLFLVLSLLIPIIAGMGLNFGIVLGAMAGQIALIFITDWNIVGLQGFFLAVIITLPIAALMGYIGGIVLNRAKGREMITSMILGFFINGVYQLLVLYGMGKVIPIKNEAILLSRGHGIRNAIDLKNIRRALDDGIVFNIGQYSIPVLTILAIVLLCFFIVWFRKTKLGQDMRAIGQDIEVSKSSGIAVDRTRILAIVISTILAGIGQLIFLQNIGTMNTYNSHEQIGMFAIAALLIGGATVSKASIPNALSGVILFHTMFVLAPRAGKELIGSAQIGEYFRVFVSYGIIALVLILHQWRREKEKEAERKRILEMNSNQAGGN